Proteins encoded by one window of Arachis hypogaea cultivar Tifrunner chromosome 1, arahy.Tifrunner.gnm2.J5K5, whole genome shotgun sequence:
- the LOC140183860 gene encoding protein FAR1-RELATED SEQUENCE 5-like, with the protein MPRNRRHNSSLFALGRGSENLLLIRRHTNVSGSLSLRTRCGCLAQMRVHLHLESGRWIISYFDNVHNHEMLDRTLTFMLPGHRKMNATAIDQMNMMLRVGIKTPQIYSSFVHTTGVFQTVPFLKRDINVVAFDATYRKNKYMCPLIVFFGINHHNQTIVFAAALVANESEETYSGLLERFLEAMKGKAPECVITDGHGAMRKAIEKIFPMAYHRLCAWHLLQNATSILANPAFTSEFKKYMLFYYEVSEFEARWERLVTELQFQDNQWVCDLYDRRKMWAMAHIRSHFFDGFWTTSRCKGLHSMLGKFVHSRHNLRDFVEQYFCCVSEMRSRETQSDMHSVVGHLVFQGRLHDLKRSVAKLLTREIFLLF; encoded by the exons ATGCCAAGAAACAGGCGACACAATAGCAGTTTGTTTGCTTTAGGCAGGGGTTCAGAGAATTTGCTGCTGATAAGGAGGCATACGAACGTAAGCGGGAGCCTAAGCCTGAGAACTAGATGTGGCTGTTTGGCACAAATGCGTGTTCATCTACATTTGGAGAGTGGTAGATGGATTATTTCATACTTTGATAATGTTCACAACCACGAGATGCTCGACAGAACACTTACATTTATGCTTCCTGGCCATAGGAAGATGAATGCTACCGCAATTGATCAAATGAACATGATGTTGAGAGTTGGGATTAAAACACCACAGATATATTCATCATTTGTGCATACTACAGGGGTTTTCCAAACTGTGCCATTTTTGAAGAGAGACAT AAATGTTGTAGCATTTGATGCAACTTATCGGAAGAATAAGTACATGTGCCCACTGATTGTGTTTTTTGGCATAAATCACCATAATCAAACTATTGTTTTCGCTGCTGCCCTTGTTGCAAATGAGAGTGAGGAGACATATTCGGGGCTACTTGAAAGATTTTTGGAAGCTATGAAGGGAAAAGCTCCTGAGTGTGTTATCACAGATGGGCACGGGGCAATGAGAAAGGCGATTGAAAAAATATTTCCTATGGCTTATCATCGTCTCTGTGCATGGCATCTCCTTCAAAATGCAACATCGATTTTGGCAAATCCAGCATTCACTTCTGAGTTTAAGAAATACATGCTTTTTTATTATGAGGTTTCAGAGTTTGAAGCTAGGTGGGAGAGATTGGTCACTGAGCTTCAGTTTCAGGATAATCAGTGGGTTTGTGACCTTTATGACCGGAGGAAAATGTGGGCAATGGCTCACATTCGTAGCCACTTTTTCGATGGATTTTGGACAACATCAAGATGCAAAGGTTTGCATTCGATGCTTGGTAAGTTTGTCCACTCCCGCCATAATTTAAGAGACTTTGTTGAACAATATTTTTGCTGTGTATCGGAGATGAGATCTCGGGAGACACAATCCGATATGCATAGCGTGGTTGGACACTTGGTGTTTCAAGGTCGGTTACATGATTTGAAAAGGTCTGTTGCAAAGTTACTAACTAGGGAGATATTTCTCTTGTTTTAG
- the LOC112710182 gene encoding GDSL esterase/lipase At1g74460 produces the protein MCECNLVHKLNMKLNNLALVVVLAGTILGNGIIRGCDCKIVQFIFGDSLSDVGNNKRLNRSLAQASLPWYGIDFGNGLPNGRFTNGRTVADIIGDNTGLPRPPAFLDPSLTPEIILENGANYASGGGGILNETGQYFIQRFSLYKQIELFQGTRELIEAKIGNSAAQKFFQEARYVVALGSNDFINNYLMPVYSDSWTYNDDTFMDYLIGTLRDQLKLLHGLGARELMVFGLGPMGCIPLQRVLTTSGNCREKANKLALSFNKATSKVVDELGQQLPGVKYVFGDAYDVVYDVISNPMKYGFQNADSPCCSFWNIRPALTCVPASKLCKDRSKYVFWDEYHPTDSANELIANELIKKFGFTRVDQTIHNNNAPSPAPASVSDLAPVPSPQ, from the exons ATGTGTGAGTGTAACTTGGTACACAAATTAAACATGAAGTTGAATAATCTGGCACTAGTTGTTGTTCTAGCAGGGACCATTTTGGGAAATGGGATAATTAGAGGGTGTGATTGCAAGATTGTGCAGTTCATATTTGGTGACTCCCTCTCTGATGTTGGAAACAACAAACGCCTCAATAGAAGCCTTGCTCAGGCCAGCCTCCCTTGGTATGGTATTGATTTTGGTAACGGATTACCCAACGGAAGGTTTACTAACGGCCGCACCGTTGCAGATATTATAG GTGACAATACTGGCCTCCCTAGGCCTCCAGCATTCCTAGACCCATCTCTAACCCCAGAAATTATTCTAGAAAATGGAGCGAACTATGCTTCTGGTGGTGGTGGCATTTTGAATGAAACTGGGCAGTATTTT ATCCAGAGGTTTTCTCTGTACAAGCAAATTGAGCTATTTCAGGGGACACGAGAACTAATTGAGGCCAAAATTGGAAACAGTGCGGCACAAAAGTTTTTTCAGGAAGCTAGATATGTTGTTGCGTTAGGGAGCAACGATTttatcaacaattacttaatgcctGTTTACAGTGATTCATGGACTTACAATGATGACACTTTCATGGACTACTTGATAGGAACACTCAGAGACCAACTcaag TTGCTTCATGGGTTAGGAGCAAGGGAACTAATGGTATTTGGGCTGGGCCCAATGGGCTGCATTCCACTTCAAAGGGTGCTAACAACAAGTGGAAACTGTAGAGAGAAGGCAAACAAATTGGCTCTTTCTTTTAATAAAGCAACAAGCAAGGTGGTAGATGAGTTGGGGCAGCAGCTTCCTGGTGTAAAATATGTATTTGGAGATGCAtatgatgttgtttatgatgtCATCAGCAATCCAATGAAGTATG GATTCCAAAATGCAGATTCACCGTGTTGTTCGTTTTGGAACATACGACCTGCACTTACATGTGTGCCTGCATCGAAATTGTGCAAAGATAGAAGCAAGTATGTGTTTTGGGATGAATACCACCCCACTGACAGTGCCAATGAGCTAATTGCCAATGAGCTCATCAAGAAATTCGGATTCACACGTGTTGATCAAACCATTCATAATAATAATGCTCCCTCACCAGCACCTGCTTCTGTCTCTGATCTTGCTCCAGTTCCATCtccacaataa
- the LOC112710187 gene encoding geranylgeranyl diphosphate reductase, chloroplastic: MNSMALKSFVGLRQSSLETTPFTVHQKPATINHPQKLKVIAGKTSPKLQGRNLRVAIVGGGPAGGSAAETLAKGGIETFLIERKMDNCKPCGGAIPLCMVGEFELPLDIIDRRVTKMKMISPSNVAVDIGRTLKPHEYIGMVRREVLDAYLRDRAKENGATIINGLFLKMDMPKDKNSPYLLHYSGYDGKTGGIGEKRTLEVDAVIGADGANSRVAKAIDAGDYEYAIAFQERIKIPDDKMVYYENLAEMYVGDDVSPDFYGWVFPKCDHVAVGTGTVTHKSDIKKFQLATRKRAEDKITGGKIIRVEAHPIPEHPRPRRLSGRVALVGDAAGYVTKCSGEGIYFAAKSGRMCAEAIVEGSENGKRMVDEGDLRKYLEKWDKTYWPTYKVLDVLQKVFYRSNPAREAFVEMCADEYVQKMTFDSYLYKTVVPGNPLEDIKLAINTIGSLVRANAIRKEMDKLNV; this comes from the exons ATGAACTCCATGGCTCTAAAATCTTTCGTTGGACTCCGACAATCCTCCTTGGAAACCACCCCTTTCACCGTCCACCAGAAGCCCGCCACCATCAACCACCCCCAGAAGCTCAAGGTCATTGCCGGAAAAACCAGTCCCAAGCTCCAAGGCCGGAACCTCCGCGTTGCAATCGTCGGCGGAGGCCCTGCGGGGGGCTCTGCCGCGGAGACCCTAGCAAAGGGAGGCATCGAAACGTTCCTAATAGAACGGAAAATGGATAACTGCAAGCCGTGCGGGGGCGCCATTCCGCTGTGCATGGTGGGGGAGTTCGAGCTGCCATTAGACATCATCGACCGGCGCGTGACGAAGATGAAGATGATATCGCCGTCGAATGTCGCGGTGGACATTGGAAGGACCTTGAAGCCGCACGAGTACATCGGAATGGTGAGACGTGAGGTTTTGGACGCGTACCTTAGAGATAGGGCAAAAGAGAACGGTGCCACCATTATCAACGGATTGTTCTTGAAGATGGATATGCCTAAAGATAAGAACTCACCTTATTTGCTGCATTATTCTGGGTATGATGGTAAAACCGGTGGGATTGGTGAGAAGAGAACACTGGAGGTCGATGCTGTCATTGGTGCCGATGGGGCTAATTCTAGAGTTGCTAAGGCCATTGATGCTGGTGACTATGAATATGCCATTGCATTTCAG GAGAGGATAAAGATCCCGGATGATAAAATGGTGTATTATGAAAATCTTGCGGAGATGTACGTCGGGGATGATGTATCCCCAGATTTCTACGGTTGGGTGTTTCCAAAATGCGACCATGTTGCCGTTGGGACAGGTACAGTGACACACAAATCAGACATCAAAAAATTCCAGCTGGCAACACGAAAAAGAGCAGAGGACAAGATCACTGGAGGCAAGATCATCCGAGTGGAGGCGCATCCCATTCCCGAACACCCCCGCCCCCGAAGATTATCGGGGAGGGTGGCCCTTGTGGGGGATGCAGCCGGCTATGTGACAAAATGCTCCGGGGAAGGGATCTATTTCGCGGCGAAGAGTGGGAGAATGTGCGCGGAGGCCATTGTGGAAGGATCGGAGAATGGAAAGAGGATGGTGGATGAAGGGGATTTGAGGAAGTACTTGGAGAAGTGGGACAAGACATATTGGCCGACGTATAAGGTGTTGGATGTGCTTCAGAAGGTGTTTTATAGGTCGAATCCGGCGAGGGAGGCGTTTGTGGAGATGTGTGCTGATGAATATGTTCAGAAGATGACATTTGATAGCTATTTGTATAAGACAGTAGTGCCtggaaatccattggaggataTCAAGTTGGCCATTAACACCATTGGGAGCTTGGTCAGAGCCAATGCTATCAGGAAGGAAATGGACAAACTCAATGTATGA